The Streptomyces sp. WZ-12 genome segment CCGGTGACCTTGGAGCGCCCGGTGCGCGGGTGGTACGGCACGTCGGTCTCCCGCACTCGCCAGCCGGCGTCCGCGGCGCGGACCAGCATTTGTAGCGGGTAGCCCGAACGCCGGTCGGTCAGGCCGAGGTCGATCAGCGGGACGCGGCGGGCGGCGCGCATCGGCCCGAGGTCGTGCAGTCGCAACCCGGTGCGCCCGCGGATCAGTCGGGCCAGTTCGAGGTTGGCCAGACGGGCGTGCAGGGGCCAGGCGCCCAGGGCCGTCGGGCGACGCCGCCCCAGGACCAGGTCGGCGGTGCCGTCGAGGACGGGCCCGGCGACGTCGGGGAGCCGTCGCGGGTCGAGGGAGGCGTCGCAGTCACAGAAGCAGACGACGTCCGCCGTAGCGGCGGTCAGGCCCGCGTGGCAGGCGGCGCCGAAGCCGCGGCGGGGCTCTCGGACGACGTGTGCGCCGAGGCTGCGGGCGATCTCGGGGGAACCGTCGGTGGAGCCGTTGTCGACGACGATCGCGCGCCAGCCCGGCGGAATCCGGTCCAGCACCCACGGGAGCGCCTGGGCCTCGTCGAGGCAGGGCAACACGACGTCGACCCGGGTCGGGGAGGTGGTTGTCTCACTCACCCCCCTCACCTTACGAGAACGAAAAGGACATAAGGGATTTGACGTCCTTACAGATCGCTGACGTCCCACGCCGGGATCACGCGTACCACCTCCCTCGCCGGGATCACGCGTACCGCCCCTCGCCGTGGACCACCTCACCGGGGGTCGGCGAAGCAGCCCGCTGAGCGGCGGAGAGCGGAGCGTCGAGCACGTGCACCGCGTACCCCACTACGACGAGCGCGGTCACGATCCACGAACCGATGGAGCCCGCACCGCCACTCCCCAGGGCCAACACGCGCCAAGTCGTCCCCGGTGCGGCACCCAGAACGGATCATCGGCTCCGGCATCGACGACCCCGACTTCGCCGACAGCCCCTCCCGGTTGATCGGCGACCCTGACGTGGAAACCACCCCCACCTCGCACTCCGAGTCGGGCAAGTCGACCTCCGTGAGCATGCGGCAGGGCGGATCCAGCGGTGCCTACGCCGGGCTGCGCGAGGCGCTTTCCGCCCTGTGGGTGGTGTGCTGGTCGACTGTGTGCCGTGCCCGATCGTGAACCCGGGATGCGGACAACTTCGGCTCGCGTTTTCGGAGTTCGGCCTGACGCGGTCTTCCGGCAGGCCGAGTGGTTTCCCGAACGGATCTGGGGTCGTGGCGCCGAGCCGCCGGGCCGAGGGCACGTGCGGTCAATGTCGTCCTGTTCGCGCTGGCCAGCCGTCTGACGACCGGCACGGGAGGCGAGATGCGGGAGAGGCCGGATTTCGCTGAGGCCCTGAACCGCGTGAACTCGACTTCCGTACCCTCCGGCCGACGGGCCGGTATCCGCTCGTTCGACGGTTCGTGCACCACTGCTCCACTGCGGAATCGGGGGCGACCCCGATTCCGCTCCGCTGCCGAAATGGCTGCGTGGTGCCGCCATGGGGAATCGGCGGCCTCGACAGTCCCCCGCGTCGCCCGGCGCGAGGGCCGACGGAAGAGGCTTGATCGTTGAGTAGAGACAACTATCCAGGGGTTGGCGAGGCTCAGCGGACCACCAGGGCGCGACGACGGCCGCGACGGTGGATCACCCCCGTGATCGCCGTGGTCAGCACGGTGGCGGCTCTGCTGACCGTTCCGTTGGCCGCCGCGCCGGCGCGCGCGGTCAACGGTGACGGCACTTCACCGTTCGCCACGTACAACATGCGCGGATCCGACAACGGCTCCCGGTGGCGCTCGGAGATCGCACCGTTGGTGAGGCAGATCCCGGTGGTGGCGCTGCAGGAGGTCGGCTCCGGGCCACCCGAGCCGCCGGAAGGCGACAGCATCCGTTCGATACGGATCGGCAGGACCCGCCCCTACAACCAACCCAGTTCCTATCAGTTCAGCCGCTGGCGGGTCGCCAACGGCGTCGACCGTTATGTGTACTTCATGCAGACCGACCCCCGCAGGGTCGGCGCCAGCGGCCAGGACACTTGGGACGGTGGCCGGACCAACCTGGCGACCGTCAGCGACACCCCGGCCGACCAGGTCCAGGTGCTGGACAACCCCACCTACGACCCGAACCCGAACGCCCCGAACAACCACTACCGGGCACGCCCACTGCTCGGCCTGCGGTTCGGAAACACCTGGTACTGGAATACCCACGCCCGCGGCGACGACGACCAGCAACTTCTGCGCACGGTCCGCGACTTCGCCGCCCGGAGTGACCAGCGCGGCCGGAACTGGGTCCTGGTCGGCGACTTCAACATCAACATCCTCAACCGCACCACCGACCAGGCCCGCGACCAGTCGCTGCACCTGAACGCCGACGAGCCCCTGCTGCGCACCGGCGAAGCGACGTACATCAACGGCAACACGCCCAGCGAGTTGGACTACGCGGTCACGCGCGGCCTGCCCGCCGGCTTCACCGCGACCCGCCCGCGCGCTGGTGGATCCGACCACGCGGAGGTGCACTTCGCCCGCACACCACCGCCGGCCCAGGCACCCGTCCCGGCACACGTCTTCGCCACCGTGCTGGCCACGCCCACCGGCAACCTGCTCCAGGAGAACGCGGACCGCTCGATCGGGATCGGTGCCGCCCACCACGACAACAACCAGACCTGGCGCATGTACACCACCGGCGCGGGCGCCCACTTCCTGCGCAACAACGCCATGGGGGACTGCGTCTCCCTATCGCCCAACGTCCGTCGGGACGCCAGCTCCGCCCAGGTCGTCGCCGGTCGGTGTGACGACCCGAGGGCACAGTGGACGATCACCGACCCGCGGCCCGATCCGGAGTGGAACGAGGACAACGGGGGACCTCAGCAGTGGCGGAACGTGACTGTCCCCGAGCTCTGCCTGACCCCGTCCGACAAGCAGGTGACCGCGACACCGTGCACCAAGGACGCCGGCCAGCGTTGGTGGGACAACGCCGCCGCACTGCCCAAGGACTGGCCGACGACCGCCGGCAACATACGCCTGGAATCCTCCTGGCTCGGCGGCCGCCTACGCCGGACCGGCTCGGTTCCCGGCACCGGCGTCTACACCGCGCCCACTCCGCCCAAGTGGTGGTGGATCTACTGGCTGTTCTACGAGCGTCAGGACTTCGGCTGGAACATCCAGCGCATCAGCCCGGACGACAATCTGGTGCGGATCCAGAGCCTGGACGGCCGCAACCAGTGCCTGGGTGCCCGCGACGAGCACGCCACCGAGCAGACGGACGCCGTACTGCGGACCTGCGACGACGCGCGCGGCGTCGACGGGGCCGGCCAACGCTGGCTGACCGAGACCTACGCGGACGGCACCATCCGCTACCGCAACGAAGCCACCCACCTCTGTCTGCTGGCCCCCGACGCCAACCACGGCAACGTCAGCCTCTACACCTGCGACGACATCCCGGCCGAGCGCTGGAACGTGGTGCAACCCTGAAGCTCTGAGCCCCATCGGGCCGCCCGGGCTGACGCACGGCCAGCCCGGGCGACCCACCGGAGCGTGGTGCCGCCGGACTGTCGTCAGGTATCAGCCGGAAGTCTCCTGCCCGCTCTCGTCGATGGGGGGTTGGAGTTCTGGTGCCCGGGTCGGCCAGGCGGCCGCGGCGGTGAGGAGGGAGACGATCAGGAGCAGGAAGAGGGCCCAGCGGTTGCCGTAGGATCCGCCGAGGTAGAGGGCGAGGGCTACCAGGGCGACGCCGAGGGCGGTGCCCAAGCCGCGGGCCATGTTCACCAGCCCTCCTCCGATGCCGGAGGAGCACGGGGGGATCGCTCCCATGATCAGGGCGTTGTTGGCCGGGGTGAACAGCCCCAGTCCCAGGCCGAGTAGTGCCAGCAGTGGTGTCAGCCAGGCCAGGCTCAGCGGTGAGCCGAGCATGGTCGCCAATGCCGCCGCACACACGACGGCTCCCGCCGCGCAGCGGCTGCGGTCGGACAGGGCCCTGGGCAGCACCCGATCCGCGCAGGCCGCCGTGAGCGCGAAGCCCGCCGGCAAAGCCGTCAGCACGGCCCCCGCGGTCAACTCGCTGTGACCGCGCAGGATCACGACGGTCGAGTTGGGTGTCGAGGGACTGGCGGACGGTGAACGCGCGGGCGTAGCCGATGCGTACGTGGCCGGTCGGCTCGTCGGCCGCAGTCCGGGGGCGGAGTCAGGTAAGGGATCAGTCCTGGTGTGAGGGCGCGCACTGGTTCTGGTTGACGTCCCGCCCGCTTTGGTGAGCTTCCCCCGAGATGCGGAAGGTGTTGACAGAGAGTCAGATGGGTTTCGTGAGAGGAGCCCAGACGATGCCTGACCCGAGGAAGTACCCGCTGGAGCTGCGGGTGGACGCGGTGGTCTACGGGCGGCTCGACGAACTGCTCCGGGACGGGCGCCGTCGGGGGCTGCCGACGGCGCCGCCTGAGCCGCTCGGTGAGAGCACTCGCGGCGCGTTGGAGCGGCTACTCAACTCGCAGTTGCCGCGCGAACTGGACTGGCCTGCGGCAGATCTGCCGCGGGCGACCGTCGGCACCGTGCTCTACGGGGCGATCCGCCCAGCAGATCCCGGCACCGACGGCTCAGGACTCCGGGCAGTCTTCCCGACGGCCCACGATGACGATCAGGAGGTGGGCTCGTGACCGGGGCAGACGGCCGGGTGGCACTGGTGACAGGGGCCAGCAGCGGAATCGGTGCGGCCACCGCGGGTCTCCTTGCCGCACGAGGGATGCGCGTGGTGGTCAACTATCTGCGCAACACCAAGGCGGCCGACGAGGTCGTGGCCGACATCGAGGCCGCAGGCGGGCAGGCCATGGCCGTGCAGGCCGACGTGCGCGAGGCAGCGGCCGTCGAGAGCATGGTCGAGCAGGTCCAGGCGGCGTGGGGCGGCATCGACGTGCTCGTGCACAACGCGCTGATCCCGTATGCGGTCAAGTCGTTCCAGGACATGACGTGGGAAGAACTGGGCGGCAAGATCGACGCCGAGATGCATGCGGCGTTCGCGGTCACCAAGGCCGTCCTGCCCGCCATGAGCGCACAGGGCTGGGGACGCATCGTCTACATCAGCACCGGCCTCAGCCGCCGGCCCCGGACGGGCATGATCGCGCTGGGCGCGGCCAAGGCCGCCCTGGAGCAGTTCGCCCGTTACCTCGCCCAGGAACTGGGCCCGCAGGGCATCACGGTCAACATCGTCGCAGCCGGCCCGGTGGAGGACACTCGCATGGGGTCCGCGCTTGATGAGAAGACCAAGCAACGGCAGGTGGCCCTCACCCCCTTGGGCCGCCTGGCACGCCCGGCCGACGTCGCCCAAGCGGTCGCCTTCTACGCCGGCGAGGACAACTGCTTCATGACCGGCACCACGGCCGCGGTCAACGGCGGAATGTCGATGGACTGAAACCCGACCGGTATCCGCCGGACCATCACCTCAGCATCAAAGGAACAGCTTCATGTACAGGATCGATCTCGCCTACGTCGGGCGGGGCCTGCACGAGGAACTGGCCGCCTACATCGCCGACCAGCAGGACTACTACGCCGACGAGGGCGTCCACGTCGCCCTGCGCGACGGCTGCACCTGGGACATCGAACGGCTGCGCCGCTGCGCCACCATCGGGCTCGGCCGGGCACTGCTCTCCCGCCTGACCGACGGCATCCCGTGGGTCGCCCTTGACGTCAACACCGACCACCCGCTGTTCTGGTTCCTGGCCCGCCACGGCCTGACCTCCCTGACCGACCTGGCCGGCAAACGACTGGCGGTACACGCCCCCCACACCCCACCCGGGTGCTTCGCCCGGATCGTGCTGCGCAAGGCCGGCCTCGACCCCGACCGCGACGTCGACACCGTCGTCCGCTCGCCCGGCGACTACGGCATGGACCTGCGCCGACTTCGCGAGGGCACGATCGACGCCGCCTACGTCGGCAGCACCATGGCGCCCGAGGCGGTCGCCGCCGCGCACGGCTGGCAAGTGCCGGCCTGGGTCGGCGACCACTTCCAGATCCCCACCGTGGGCGTGGCCGTCGACCCCACCTACATCGCCCCGGACGACCCAGCGGTCCAGGCCGTCGTGCGAGCCCACCGGCGCGCCCTGCAGGTGATCCACGACGACCCCGACACCACCGTGCGGTACATGCGGACGTTCCTCGGCGGACAGACCGAGGACGAAGTCCGGGCCCACTACGAGACGTTCATCGCGCCGTACTTCACCACCGACGGCCAAGCCGACCTCGCGGTCGGCGACAGCGCGATCACCGAGGTCGCCGCCGAACTCGGTGTCCCCGCCACCGTCACGGCAGCCGAGTTCTACCGCACCGCCACGGCCTAGAACCTGGCGACGCCGACGCTGTCAAAGCACGGGCAGTACCTCAAGACCGCCCACGCAACGATCGAAGCCAGCCCCGGGTCAGGCCCTGCCGACATTCCTGCCCGGCATCGGCTCAGCGAGTGCCGTTCGCCATTCAGGCGCACCGAAGGCGTCCGCGAAGTACTGCGTCTCGTGCACCACCTGCCCGTGGGCGAATTCCATGATGCTCACTGAATAGGTGGGCACCCCGTCGTACGTGATGACGCACTCGCTCACCCACAGATCCCCGCCGCCAACGATCCGGTGAACGGTGAAGTGCCGACTGGCAGGGTGTCCGCCGCGTTGCGCCGAAATCGTCGCGCGGCCCCGGAATCGTTCACCGGACTGGGGATAGTCGAGGATCGCGTCCGCCGCGTAGATGGCGTGCTCGGCTTCGGTATCCCCACGCTCCGACGCCCGCCAGTGTTCCTCGACTGCGGCCCTGGTACGGATGTCAGCATCCATCGCACTGTCCCTTCTGCAGGCGGCCGGAGCGATCCGGGCACCTGGGAACGCTTCGAAGATTCCTCCCGGGACGCCGGGTCGTTGAACGTCATGGGCAACGGGGACAGCGTAGATCGCCAAGGCCGCGACTCAGTCTTAAGCTTGACTCTGTCGGGGATCGTGGCGTTTCCCGGTGCGCCAGTGTGATCAGCGGGCATGCTCGGGGCTGTTTCGAAGACCGATGCAGTTGTCGAGGTGTCAGTTGTCGCTCCGTCCCCGTTTCGGTGAGCAAGTCCCGTCTCTGACCGTGCAGATCGCGCGGGCGAGTAACCCGGGCGGTACGACGGCGATGTGGGTGAGAGACCGGCTGGACGGGCTGTGGTGCGACGAGGACTTCGCCGACTGGTACCCGCGCGACGGACGCCCCGGCATCTCGCCCGCTCAGTTGGCCACCGTCTGTGTGCTGCAGTTCCTGCTCGGCCTGTCGGACCGGCAGGCAGCAGAAGCGGTCCGCTGCCGCATCGATTTCAAGTACGCCCTGGCCATGGAGTTAGACGATCCCGGCTTCCACCACAGCGTGCTGGCCGACTTCCGCGAGCGTCTCACCCAGGACGACCGCGCCGACCGTCTTCTCGATCTGGCGCTCGCGCGCCTGAAGGAGGCCGGACTCGTGCGCGAGCGCACCACGCAGCGCACCGACTCCACCCACGTCCTGGCCGCGGTGCGCGACCTGACCCGGCTGGAACTGGTC includes the following:
- a CDS encoding glycosyltransferase family 2 protein, with amino-acid sequence MSETTTSPTRVDVVLPCLDEAQALPWVLDRIPPGWRAIVVDNGSTDGSPEIARSLGAHVVREPRRGFGAACHAGLTAATADVVCFCDCDASLDPRRLPDVAGPVLDGTADLVLGRRRPTALGAWPLHARLANLELARLIRGRTGLRLHDLGPMRAARRVPLIDLGLTDRRSGYPLQMLVRAADAGWRVRETDVPYHPRTGRSKVTGTWRGTWHAVRDMRAVLAERPAATPVRATSLPGAGR
- a CDS encoding endonuclease/exonuclease/phosphatase family protein — its product is MIAVVSTVAALLTVPLAAAPARAVNGDGTSPFATYNMRGSDNGSRWRSEIAPLVRQIPVVALQEVGSGPPEPPEGDSIRSIRIGRTRPYNQPSSYQFSRWRVANGVDRYVYFMQTDPRRVGASGQDTWDGGRTNLATVSDTPADQVQVLDNPTYDPNPNAPNNHYRARPLLGLRFGNTWYWNTHARGDDDQQLLRTVRDFAARSDQRGRNWVLVGDFNINILNRTTDQARDQSLHLNADEPLLRTGEATYINGNTPSELDYAVTRGLPAGFTATRPRAGGSDHAEVHFARTPPPAQAPVPAHVFATVLATPTGNLLQENADRSIGIGAAHHDNNQTWRMYTTGAGAHFLRNNAMGDCVSLSPNVRRDASSAQVVAGRCDDPRAQWTITDPRPDPEWNEDNGGPQQWRNVTVPELCLTPSDKQVTATPCTKDAGQRWWDNAAALPKDWPTTAGNIRLESSWLGGRLRRTGSVPGTGVYTAPTPPKWWWIYWLFYERQDFGWNIQRISPDDNLVRIQSLDGRNQCLGARDEHATEQTDAVLRTCDDARGVDGAGQRWLTETYADGTIRYRNEATHLCLLAPDANHGNVSLYTCDDIPAERWNVVQP
- a CDS encoding MFS transporter, giving the protein MILRGHSELTAGAVLTALPAGFALTAACADRVLPRALSDRSRCAAGAVVCAAALATMLGSPLSLAWLTPLLALLGLGLGLFTPANNALIMGAIPPCSSGIGGGLVNMARGLGTALGVALVALALYLGGSYGNRWALFLLLIVSLLTAAAAWPTRAPELQPPIDESGQETSG
- a CDS encoding SDR family NAD(P)-dependent oxidoreductase yields the protein MTGADGRVALVTGASSGIGAATAGLLAARGMRVVVNYLRNTKAADEVVADIEAAGGQAMAVQADVREAAAVESMVEQVQAAWGGIDVLVHNALIPYAVKSFQDMTWEELGGKIDAEMHAAFAVTKAVLPAMSAQGWGRIVYISTGLSRRPRTGMIALGAAKAALEQFARYLAQELGPQGITVNIVAAGPVEDTRMGSALDEKTKQRQVALTPLGRLARPADVAQAVAFYAGEDNCFMTGTTAAVNGGMSMD
- a CDS encoding ABC transporter substrate-binding protein — encoded protein: MYRIDLAYVGRGLHEELAAYIADQQDYYADEGVHVALRDGCTWDIERLRRCATIGLGRALLSRLTDGIPWVALDVNTDHPLFWFLARHGLTSLTDLAGKRLAVHAPHTPPGCFARIVLRKAGLDPDRDVDTVVRSPGDYGMDLRRLREGTIDAAYVGSTMAPEAVAAAHGWQVPAWVGDHFQIPTVGVAVDPTYIAPDDPAVQAVVRAHRRALQVIHDDPDTTVRYMRTFLGGQTEDEVRAHYETFIAPYFTTDGQADLAVGDSAITEVAAELGVPATVTAAEFYRTATA
- a CDS encoding nuclear transport factor 2 family protein, encoding MDADIRTRAAVEEHWRASERGDTEAEHAIYAADAILDYPQSGERFRGRATISAQRGGHPASRHFTVHRIVGGGDLWVSECVITYDGVPTYSVSIMEFAHGQVVHETQYFADAFGAPEWRTALAEPMPGRNVGRA